The genomic window CGTCTGATCACAAGGATGGCGATTTCGTAGATATTCTACTGTCTCTTCAGCGGGAGTATGATCTCACAAGAGAGCACATGAAAGCTCTCCTCACAGTAAGTACAGATTACCTTTCAAATTATATAGCTTGATTTGTATATGTCTTTCTGTATCCCCTAACTAATTGTTATCCACAGGATGTATTTTTCGGTGCAACAGACACGTCAGCTAACGTCCTCGAATTCACCTTGGCTGAGCTCATGAGGAGGCCACACTTCATGGGAAAGCTACAAGATGAAGTGAGGAGTATCGTACCCCGGGGACTAGAAATTGTGAGCGAAACTGAATTGAACAACATGGTGTACCTACGAGCAGTAATAAAAGAGTCTCTCAGGCTGTATCCTATTGCACCTCTCCTTGCTCCGCACCTTGCCATGGCTGACTGTACCATCGATGGATACATGGTTCCTGCAGGGACGCGTGTCGTCGTTAATGCATGGGCCATTGCGAGGGATTCGAGCTCCTGGGAGGATGCCGAAGAGTTCATACCTGAAAGATTTACAGATGAAGGCAGTGCTAGGAATGTCAACTTTAGGGGGAATGGTTTTCAGTTCTTGCCATTCGGTGCAGGACGAAGGATATGCCCTGGTATAAACCTCGGAATCGCCAATGTTGAGCTTATGTTGGCAAACATCGTGAACCATTTTGACTGGGAACTTTTGATTGGGGTTGAGAGAAAAGATATTGATATGACAGAGGTGTTTGGGATAAGCATTCGTAGGAAGGAGAAactattgttgattccaaagtcacGCATATGAAATCGAGCTAAGCTAAAAATTTTGTGTTATCAGTGTATAACAGTGTTCTTGGGAAGAAGTTGTTATCAGGGAAAATGGTACCAATAAATAATGGCCAATTTTTCCAATATTGCTGTTTAGAACGTTGACAATCGTCAATGCACATTTTTTACCACTACTTTTATCATCACATACATatgaaataaaagagaaaaaacATAATGCTGAAGTACTTTTGAAGTAAACTAGCATGGTTGCCTGCACAAATGCACGCGCAACATGCTTGCCGTCTATTGCTTTTGTGATTCACATTTCTTATTGTTATCTTATACAATATAACATCCATTGGGACAATACGAAATGAAAACTCACATGCTTAGTAGATCGTAAAAATCATATGCGTGAGTTCTGCCACAAGAACTCTAAATCATACCAATACCAAGGACAACAAATCTCTAAACTTGTAAACagctctcaaaaaaagaaaaccAGCACATATATCGTACACGCATCTATCATGACACATATTTTCAGATTTAAAGTTGATTCACAGCTCGGGAAACAAAAACTAATGATacaatcttctatatctaaataagAGCACCCCACTACttgatttctcttgacatgcaagcAGGGGCGGAGGCAGTAGGGGGGCGAGCGGGGGCCAGACCCCCCCTATGGATCGGCCCCCCTCGATGAGATGTAGCGGGGGCTAGAACTAATATCAGCCTTAATTACTTCGGCCATTAGGATGGACTAGCACAAATTTATGGAGAAAATTTACAAGCAAAGTGGTGGATTTTTGGGACGCGCTAGAAATGTGGTGGCAATCTTATGCTTGAActtcaaatgtggtggttttttgcaattcactccgattactattggtcgcatgttttgagtactaacaattttaagtgcaggaagaaaatttgtcttgacagtattgagatcctcaagccatgaaacataatgacttatctcctcacggtttagttcagctccgggacagtattaggtcctgtctaccaagcaccggacatgtttgcttgattggaaataagctgtcaatagaaattagttgtcaactatttttgaataaacaatatcaaagacataaatatggttgagaaactcacataatggtagaactggaggcgtctgcacatcgacccagatgtctctattacgtttaatatcatcttccggacgaatatcaaaggtgataatcaTATCAGGCACAAATGCATAAGCCTTgtatagtgcttgccaagttttgcattcaaaataggtgtacgtgtctatAACAATGCTCGGTTTTTAtgtaaactctctttaccttcaTAGTTTCCATAGCAATGAAACATATCTTATCGAAGACAAAATTCTTgaatggcaggggatgcgctagtagaatagtgaaaattaaaaattataagctCAAGCAAATGAAgaatatataagtcatgcttaattacgaaaaaagacttgtcgttgtgacttactatatcgaattcgaaggtctcatccagctagATGCCgaatcgcctatcatcaacaaggaaatttatGTTGCACAGACCGTGCTgctcttcacagtattcgcacataatgaaatctttttcgtcgtcagacgacatttcctatgttcatataggtgaaacattaaacgcttactaattctattaattcaactaattgaactacttctattaattcaactagttctgttaattcaactaagcatttactaaaaataaaattgTTCTATTaatattttcttactaaaataaactagttatattaattcaactaattaattcaactaggaatttactaaaaacaaactacttctattaatttacttactaaaatatataaattagccatatatagtaatattttaattagatcatcaaatctcatatacctaaatttttcttactaaaaataaacaagttctattaattcaactagttcaactaagcatttactaaaagaTAAACTAGTTATATATTAATTGAAcaattcaaataatctcatatacctaaattttcttactaaaaataaactagttttattaattccactagttcaactaagcatttactaaaaataaactagttatattaatttaactagttcaaataatctcatatacctaaatttttttactaaaaataaactagttctattaattttcttactaaaaataaactagttatattaattcaactagttcaaatctcatatatatacctaattaatatctagctaattcatctagctaacaaTGACATTAATATTGaacaacttttctatctaattcatctaacattattATCTgcgtaattcatctaacattaatctaaacaatagaaaacagaaaataagtaaaaaaaatgtgtgtgtgtagtactgtgtgtgtagtgtgtgtgtgtgtgtgtgtctacgagcggggggcggcggcgtacgggcggcggcgtgAGACAGCGACGCGACGAGGACGACGCGatcgacgacgggcggcgggccggTGATCGACGGCACGATCGAGACGTCGGCGACGTAGtatggggcggcgacggcgcgcggcgggggcgacggcgcgcggcgggggcggcgagggcggcggggacgactgcgtggcggcggcggcgatgtcgcgcgacAAGAAGTGGTTGAAACTgattttttcgtaagtgccatatatataggagaggcctttagtaccggatggagccaccaactggtactaaaagCCAATTTTGGCTAGGCTAAGCGGCGGGAAACGgccgcctttagtaccggtttgttaccccaaccggtaccaaaggccaacccattagtatcggttggagccaccaaccggtactaatggttgtgcgctgccatCCGCGGTGCACTATGTTTaatcccacctcgccgagcgaagggcagccgcactggtttataaacccaccCGCGGATGCTcctttgaactcctctatatagcaggcttttgggcctaactagggcgctgccctgtgagcctgccggcccttctgggcctgaatttgcacaccctaggtcaggcaggcccactggacagcgccccaacatttttttgtatagttttttcttttctgcattatttatttttgagtaatttttttatatagtttttcttttctactttatttttttcttctatttgtttctgagtatttttttagttttgtcttttctgcattatttattttcttctatttatttttgagtagtttttatatagttttttattttctactttttttcttctatttacttctgagtagttttttttcttttttttcttttttgcattatttattttcttctatttatttttgagtaataattttatatagttttttcttttctgttttattttttttcttatatttatttctgagtagttttttagttttgttttcttttctgcattatttattttcttctatttatttttgagtaattgttttatatagttttttcttttctgctttattttttcttctatttatttctgagtagtttttttggctgtatttagtttctttgtgaatatttttattttagctctctaaacaaattggtaaatgatgacgtcgctttgaatgctgcatactgaacacaaaaaagtctggagttcaaataagtttaaaaaaatgaagtgcccgtgtaacagatgagttctcgtccgaaacccggatactccgaaagagattgtccggtttgttattgccgtgaccctctctactctttcgcacatgctatgcgcgggtgaaacgatgataccttcaacattttcagagtttgttttgtagtgattttcaatttcacggtcatttagctctgatctaaacaaatcggtgactgaaaaacagcaaatgatgtcagaacgtgttggaaattgatgacgtcgcttcgaatgctgcataatgccagcccaaaaaaagtctggagttcaaataagtttaaaaaaatgaagtgcccgtgtaacagatgagttgtcgtccgaaaccctgatacttcaaaagagattgtcatgtttgtacacgaaatgcgtcCGGTTTTGAGGTGAgtggcggccggcgggggaggaccggcgcgggggattgAGGGGGAGACTGAGTGACTGGAGAGAGTGAgggcgtaaacatgtaaaaatatacatcaaaaatacattgattatcaatgatctttttgtgtacaatctgaattgtcaatatgagtcctcacctatttagaaaccgatgaagactcatattgagtccacaaattatacacatagagttcaatgaagacgaaatgcttgtgatagtttgagaagtaacatacttaaggtggtaaaaatcttgctaggggagcgaggtgggactaaaaatagcctgccacaacctctttagtgtcggttcatgccacgaaccggtactaaaggtgctggccgggccccagcatctttagtaccggttcgtggcatgaaccggtactaaaggttcgcactgaaccggtactaaagatctcctcccgtctagccatttgaaccggcactaatggacacattagtgccggctcaaatgcaaaccgggactaatgtgtctcacatttgactctttttctactagtgcttaaTGTAAGTCATTGGTATGTGTTGTTCTACTACCCTCCTCGCTGCATGTCGTAACGACATATTCTACATAGCCTTTGAATTATCTATAGTTGCATCCTGCAATTTTAGTAGATTAATGAGCTTGGAAATGAGAAGATAGATCATTGTTTACTTTGCTACATTGAAATGCGTCAACCTAATATCACACAATACCAGCAAAAAAAGTCACACAATACCAGTTTCCTTTTTCCCCATATCTCTTTAAATCATTACAAaatttccgcagcaacgcgcggggtaccCTCTAGTTATACAAATAAGTAGAACATGCATCTACGATGGCACAAATTCCCAGATCTAAATTCGATCCCCTGGACCCTATGGAACAAGTTTAGATCAAAATTTGATCGTCTTTGTCCTCAACTTCGACTACGCCCTCTACTTCCTCAATATCACTATGTCTGGACACTCCGAAACCTAGAAGAAGGTTGCTGAGGATGCGGTTACGGCCGTCACGGCTTTGACTTGGGCAACTGGTGGGTATAATCGGTTATATGAATTAAATCAGCCAAAGAATTGCTAATTTATCCAACAACCACCACCGCCGCCTCTCTTAGTCTGCACGCAAGATCTTGGACACCGTTGACAGTAGGTGAGGGCATCCCCGGGCTAAGATATAGTGGAGGGGTGGAGAAGAAGGAAAGCTGCAATGAGCCCCGACGGCCATACGAGCAGAAGGAGGTACGCTTGTTAGGATCGCCATCGCAAGTCGCCTCTCTAGACTCATATTTATTCTCTCTATCTGTCCCATTATCATTATGCTATAACTGAAAAACAAGATCCTTTTTAACCAAAAAAAATAGAAACATGACACAAATCTTAGAGCAACAACTGACGATGTATATATGGGTGGATGGTGTGTCCCCGTTATCCATGTACGGTAGAAAAATCATAGCGGATGAGTTAGCTAGCTTGGATAGGATATCTCCACCTAATACTTGGCTAGATTCGGCCCGGTTGCTGCAATCCCGAAGGGTGCAACCATTCTGATAAATGAATAAAGAAAGTTTGCAGTGCAAAAGAAAAAACAACCGACGATGAGTGTGTGTGGAACTGCGGACGAGGATTAAGGTGAGGAAGGGGTcccacccacctgaaaatcagaaggggggggggggggggagggctcaTGTAAGAGTCTGTATGTTTAGCATTTTTGAACTGCGGACGGTGTATCTCTGTCAAAAATACTACATCTACAAGGCTTCACAGGTTGTTACGGACTCCTCCCAAATTTCATAAACATTGTCCCCCATAATTTTCATGGGGATGGGCCCCCTTCCCAGCTAACACCAAATCAAAAACTGTCACATAAAATCAATCCTTTAAACTCTTGTAAAAACCCGTATGTGTAGCATTGTTGGTATCCATGTGCGGTAGAAAAATCACTCCTGGACAAAAATCGAGCCTATCAAAACACACCGTGTTCCACTTGTCTTCCTCACACGCACGCACGGTCCTTCTACGGTGGGTAAATTTTCAGTGCCGTGGATGGTCAAAAAGCTTGGAGCGCCGTGGTGCGCTTGGCCTCCTACTTCAACCGCATGATTGATTGAATTCCACGACGGGCGGGCTTGTAAATCCCTACGGATGAGGCGGTGGCTGGGCGACCGACTGATTAAGAACGATTGTACGACGTGTTAATCCACCTGGAAGACAAAACGTGGACACTACTACATCACGCGCTAGCACCAATATTGCTCCATGTTCAGTGCACCACAGATATGAATCATGCTTTTCCCGCGTGACTGAATTCGACGACCGGCGGTAAGGAGGACCCGATGCATGATGGCTACACGAGTGAGTGGCAGCGTACGTTAACAGACGTATACTGATTGAGTACCAAGCTAGAGCCCATCCATCCGGAAGACTAGATTTCCCGTGCAGACGTGTACGTTAACAGACACGGTTAGATCACCATCACCAATATCTCGCTGCAAGTTCATTGTCCTTTTTTACTTTGCCCGGCTGCTTATAAGCAACTGAGCTCCTCATTTCTCCGGGAGAGCTCCAGTCCAGAGTGAGTACTTACAGAGCCAATCACTCCAGACGTCGGTTCGCCATGTCGCATCTCCTGCAGAAACTTTTGCCTGAGACCCTGCCACGGGCATGGTtatttctcttcctcttcttcctcgtcgtgTCTGTGCAGTACTGGATCACCGAAAAGTTCGGTGCAAAAAGGAGGCAGCGCCTCCCGCCTTCACCGCCGGCGCTGCCCATCATCGGGCACCTCCACCTCATCGGTTCCCTCCCCCACGTCTCCCTCCGCAGCCTAGCAAGGAAGCATGGCCCCGACGTGATGCTCCTTCACCTGGGCGCCGTGCCCAACCTCGTTGTGTCCTCCTCACGCGCTGCGGAGGCAGTACTGCGCACTCACGACCACGTCTTTGCATCACGGCCCCACTCCGTAGTCTCTGACACCATCATGTATGGCTCGGCTGACATCGGCTTCGCCCCATACGGTGAGTACTGGCGGCAAGCAAGGAAGCTCGTCACCACACACATGCTGAGCGTTAAGAAGGTGCGGTCTTTCCGCGGCGCCGCTGCAGAGGAGGTACTGATTTTTAATTATCTTTAGATTTCCAGGTGCTGATAGCCTTTCTTTTAAGATCTTGCTCTCATTATTCTCGTACTGATTTGGACTCTCACTTCTGTCAGAAACAAAATAACGGAAAGGACTTTCATGTAGTCCTCTGCTAACTGTTTCTctctccgtccgggtttattagtttCGCTCATAGTTTGCATAGTTTGTGTTTAATTCTAAAATAAAATTAACTAATAGTAAAACATAGACTTGTATAAGAAATGATACCACGTGAAACTACTTTTGAATACGAATCCAACGGTAGTTGAATCTATATATGGTCCacctttgacccaaaatatgaggGAAACTTATATATTAACGTGGACCTATAAAGTACTACATATGTAAATGTTAGCTTCTCATACTTTACGACCCATGCTATTATAGGTCAGCATGGCGATGGCCAAGATCAACCAGGCAGCAGCTGCCGATGCTGCAGTAGACATGAGCGAGCTGCTCCACACATTCGCGAATGACATGGCATGCCGCATTGTGTCGGGGAAGTTCTTCTTGAAAGATGGTCAAAGTAAGTTGTTCCGGGAACTCATCAAGGATACCTCACGGCTGCTAGGCGGGTTCAATTTGGAGGAGTACTTCCCTGCAGTCGGTAGGGTAGGAGTGGTGAAGAAGGCGGTTTGTGCCAAGGCCGAAAGAGTGAGGAACAGATGGGCCGATCTGTTGGAGAAGGTGATCGACGATCGTGTGAGCAAGCGCAATTCAACGTCTGATCACAAGGATGATGATTTTGTGGATATTATGTTGTCTGTCCAACATGAGTATGATCTCACAAGAGAGCACATGAAAGCTCTCCTGACCGTGAGTACAGATAATACCTTTCATACTAAACAAGTTGAATTGTATATATCTTTCATTGTCCTAATTACATGATATACGCAGGATGTATTTTTTGGTGCAATAGACACATCAGCTAACGCCCTCGAATTCACCTTGGCTGAGCTCATGAGGAAGCCACACCTGATGGTGAAGCTACAAGATGAGGTGAGGGGTATTGTACCCCAAGGACAAGAAATTATCAGTGAGACCGACATGAACAACATGACGTACCTAAGAGCAGTCATAAAAGAGTCGCTCCGGCTACATCCTCTTGCTCCTCTCCTTGCTCCGCACCTTGCCATGGCTGACTGCATCATCGATGGATACATAGTTCCTGCTGGGACGCGTGTGGTCATCAATGCTTGGGCCATTGGTAGGGATCCGAGCTCCTGGGAGTATGCGGAAGAGTTCATTCCTGAAAGATTTACAGATGAAGGCAGCAGCATGCATGTCAACTTCAAGGGGAATGATTTCCAATTCTTGCCGTTTGGAGCAGGACGGAGGATGTGCCCTGGTATGAACCTTGGGATCGCAAATGTGGAGCTTATGTTGGCAAACCTTGTGTGCCATTTTGACTGGCAACTTCCGCTTGGGGTTGAGAGAAAAGACATTGATATGACAGAGGTGTTTGGGCTAACCGTTCGTCGGAAGGAGAAACTATTGTTTATTCCAAAATCACGCATGTAGTCGTGAAAATAAAACAAAGCTAAATAGTGTGTTATATCACATAATGCTTTTCTTTGTAAAGAAGGTGCTATCGGCAATAATGGTACAAATAAATAATGGCCAATTCTTCCTTCTTATAGCTACAAATATTGTTGTCAGATGTCAATGGAGAAGTTTGACTACTTCACCCTAAATCTAAGCCACTCAGCCACATAAAGATTCACGTCACCACATGTATAACTGCTTGTACACCATCCGTATTGGATAGTAAAAAGAGAAATGAGTCAGTCATTAAAACTGGTACTAGTTGGCCCAACGGCAAGCACGGGACAGGAGTTCAGATCACAGCTCGGGTAAATTCCTGAACCGTCCTAAGCTGGTACTGACTTACAGCAGTACACACATTCAACCTGCAATTCGAAATTAATCCCCAGCTCATGCTGGATTACACTTTTTTATTGGCTCATCAGTGAATTTCCTTATCGTCTGTTTTCATCCGAGATGCGCAAGGAGTCCATCTGGAGGTGCACTGCCCAGGCGTAACCTGCAAACACCATCTTTGCAATCAAATAAACTGAACTGAATAAAAACTCAGGTACCTAATCTATGGAAATCACGCCAATGCCGCTGTCATTAGTCGAATGCAAATCAGGTAACCTGATTCTTTCTGTTTAGAAACTGAACACAACCTATTCACTAATCGCGTGTAGCATCTAGTATATGCATGGATTCGGTGGTTTAGAACAACTTCTATGGAACAGGGAACGTTTTTACCTCTTGGTCAATCTCGGTGCTGCAAGGTTCACCATCCCCATGGATTTAATCAACGACGCGGGCGACGCTTTCTTCCTTGGCCGCACCAACCACATGCAAACAGCTGGAGCCGCCATTGGAATCAGCTCGAGCTGGGAATTGGAGTCCATGAGGTGGAACCAGTGCCAGGTTCACCGGATGCGGCTGCTCCATGTTCTCGTCGAACTCCTCCGCGGGAACCTACCAGTAGCCCACGCACCGCCGCTGCAGACGGCAAACAAAAATCAAATTGACAGCCATGTTCATGTACCGCAAGCAGGAAAATCATAGGATCCACAACAACCACAGCTCACATGTCCACGGGATCTAGTAAATGCTCTAATCCGTTCGTCTCCATCTGCGGCCGTCGGCTGGGTCACTCGCCGCCGCACCCAAAACAAGAGAACTTTCACCAAAGATGATGAGTACTAATGGGTCCACGGAAACAAATTTCTGTGGGCGACCCCACCGGCACAAATAAAAGTAACACTTCCGCTGGACATGGGCATCGAATCGCCGTGTCCTACTAGCTACTTTTATCGTTACGTACATATGAAATAAAAGTAACACTTCCGCAGCATCCCTAGGCATGATTCAATTTCTAGGATATTAGGTTCAGCTGGACATGGGCATCGAATCGCCGTGTCCTACTAGCTACTTTTATCGTTACATACATATGAAATAAAAGTAACACTTCCGCTTGGTACAACCCCCTAAACACATGAAAGACTGAGATTGATCCATACCCTTTCATAATAAAGGGTATGATGGTCCTATTTCAAATAAGCTTCCGCCCCTATCTGTGGTGTACGTAGAAATATGTACGCCTAATGGGCCACGGGCGACACGTGCGGGAATATGTACGCCTAATGGGCCACGGGCGACGCGTGCGGGCCAGCCCATTTAATCCTTCTCTTATTGGTTAAGGTCAGAAAATTATGCACGCAACATGATTCGAACTCGAAACCTCCTATACTAATACATAGCAAAGTAACCAAGCGGGACAACATACCGCTTGTGTCTAGATTCCATTTTTCTCCTTATTGTACAAAACGAGGTCGCATGCTTGGGCTCGCTCAACAGGCCCCGATGGCGTGCTCGGCCATGGATGTCGCACTT from Triticum aestivum cultivar Chinese Spring chromosome 3B, IWGSC CS RefSeq v2.1, whole genome shotgun sequence includes these protein-coding regions:
- the LOC123064715 gene encoding indole-2-monooxygenase, producing MSHLLQKLLPETLPRAWLFLFLFFLVVSVQYWITEKFGAKRRQRLPPSPPALPIIGHLHLIGSLPHVSLRSLARKHGPDVMLLHLGAVPNLVVSSSRAAEAVLRTHDHVFASRPHSVVSDTIMYGSADIGFAPYGEYWRQARKLVTTHMLSVKKVRSFRGAAAEEVSMAMAKINQAAAADAAVDMSELLHTFANDMACRIVSGKFFLKDGQSKLFRELIKDTSRLLGGFNLEEYFPAVGRVGVVKKAVCAKAERVRNRWADLLEKVIDDRVSKRNSTSDHKDDDFVDIMLSVQHEYDLTREHMKALLTDVFFGAIDTSANALEFTLAELMRKPHLMVKLQDEVRGIVPQGQEIISETDMNNMTYLRAVIKESLRLHPLAPLLAPHLAMADCIIDGYIVPAGTRVVINAWAIGRDPSSWEYAEEFIPERFTDEGSSMHVNFKGNDFQFLPFGAGRRMCPGMNLGIANVELMLANLVCHFDWQLPLGVERKDIDMTEVFGLTVRRKEKLLFIPKSRM